A genomic window from Alkalihalobacillus sp. AL-G includes:
- a CDS encoding acetamidase/formamidase family protein: MSIKTLFRDRTFTHFSSENDPTYTIDLGEKVMVETHDCYGGRITDERTLRTNLDLTGKINQATGPIYINGVRKGDVLCIEVGEITLNDYGVMVMMPGLGPLGSQIGNTTTKILRINENIIHFSETIRIPVQPMVGVIGVAPTKGSIQNETPGDHGGNLDTKEITTGSKVYLPVRHDGALLGLGDMHAAMGDGELDGTGVEVAGAVQLTVTKAENWKIESPVVETSNSYLILCSGEGYESTIERALLMTVQHIQRTMALDFEDAYRLLSATCDLKISQIVNPLITVKVSIPKTLVPQLF; encoded by the coding sequence ATGAGTATAAAAACTTTATTCCGAGACAGAACGTTCACTCATTTTTCGTCGGAAAATGATCCTACCTATACGATCGATCTTGGTGAGAAGGTCATGGTCGAAACGCACGACTGCTACGGTGGACGGATAACGGATGAACGCACGCTCCGAACCAACCTAGACTTAACGGGTAAAATCAATCAGGCAACCGGTCCAATTTACATAAATGGCGTGCGAAAAGGTGATGTTCTTTGTATCGAGGTCGGCGAGATAACACTGAATGATTATGGCGTGATGGTAATGATGCCAGGGCTTGGACCACTTGGCAGCCAAATCGGCAACACGACCACAAAAATTCTACGAATCAACGAAAATATTATTCATTTTTCCGAAACAATTAGGATTCCTGTTCAGCCGATGGTCGGTGTCATTGGGGTTGCTCCAACGAAAGGCAGCATTCAAAATGAAACACCTGGGGATCATGGCGGTAATCTCGACACGAAGGAGATTACGACCGGGAGCAAGGTGTATCTTCCTGTTCGCCATGACGGCGCTTTGCTAGGACTTGGCGATATGCATGCGGCGATGGGGGACGGTGAACTCGATGGAACGGGTGTTGAGGTTGCCGGTGCTGTGCAGCTTACCGTAACGAAGGCGGAAAACTGGAAAATCGAAAGTCCGGTCGTGGAGACGAGCAACTCTTACCTGATCCTTTGTTCGGGAGAGGGCTACGAATCTACCATTGAACGAGCTCTACTCATGACGGTTCAACATATTCAACGAACGATGGCCTTAGACTTTGAAGATGCGTATCGACTGCTAAGTGCAACGTGTGATCTGAAAATTAGTCAGATAGTCAATCCACTTATTACTGTTAAGGTTTCAATACCAAAAACGCTGGTCCCTCAACTCTTTTAA
- a CDS encoding YitT family protein, whose amino-acid sequence MMSVRRNRVNPKLLVALDYIYVLIGSTLVALAFTLFLLPNNIASGGVAGISTILKDVFGWKPSIVQWAFNIPLFVTGVIVLGKHFGLKTFIGTVFLPLVVFLSEDAEPITADPLLGALFGGLGVGLGLGIVFRGKASTGGIDLLAQIVHKYTGLSLGLCVLMIDGTIVVTSAFVFSIEQALYALIGMFLTAKTIDVVQMGLGYSKMAYIITDQQDEVRDEIFREVDRGVTRIQASGGFTDRERPMLMCVVAQYEVTRLKQHVKRIDPGAFIIIVNANEVLGEGFNQG is encoded by the coding sequence ATGATGTCAGTTCGCAGGAATCGAGTCAACCCAAAGCTGCTCGTGGCTCTTGATTATATATATGTATTGATCGGTTCGACCTTAGTCGCACTTGCGTTTACCTTGTTTTTGCTGCCGAACAATATTGCATCAGGCGGTGTTGCTGGAATAAGCACGATTTTAAAAGATGTATTTGGATGGAAGCCTTCAATTGTTCAGTGGGCATTCAATATTCCGTTGTTTGTTACAGGGGTTATAGTGCTTGGGAAGCATTTCGGGCTCAAAACATTCATCGGGACGGTTTTCTTGCCGCTTGTTGTCTTTTTATCGGAGGATGCAGAGCCGATTACGGCTGATCCACTGCTCGGTGCGTTGTTTGGCGGGCTCGGAGTCGGACTTGGATTAGGTATTGTGTTTCGTGGAAAAGCATCGACTGGAGGAATCGATCTTCTCGCCCAGATCGTGCATAAGTATACCGGTTTATCTTTAGGACTCTGCGTACTGATGATTGATGGGACGATTGTTGTTACATCGGCATTCGTTTTTTCAATTGAACAGGCACTTTACGCGTTAATCGGTATGTTTTTAACGGCTAAAACGATTGATGTCGTACAGATGGGACTTGGCTATTCGAAAATGGCATACATCATTACCGACCAGCAGGATGAGGTGCGGGATGAGATTTTCCGTGAGGTTGATAGAGGCGTGACGCGTATTCAAGCGTCTGGCGGTTTTACCGACCGAGAACGTCCGATGCTCATGTGTGTTGTTGCCCAGTACGAGGTCACCCGTCTTAAGCAGCATGTGAAAAGGATCGACCCTGGCGCGTTCATTATAATCGTCAATGCGAATGAGGTCCTTGGGGAAGGATTCAATCAAGGGTAG
- the prfB gene encoding peptide chain release factor 2 (programmed frameshift): MDLVEMKQELNAMQKRIQDFRGSLDLDNKEARIAELDEQMTAANFWDDQNAAQTVINEVNGLKGIVNEFHELEETYENLEVTHELVKEEEDQELQSELESDLKELSTQLSNFELTMLLSEPHDKNNALLELHPGAGGTESQDWASMLLRMYTRWAEDRGYKVETVDYLPGDEAGVKSVTLSIKGHNAYGYLKTEKGVHRLVRISPFDSSGRRHTSFVSCEVMPELSDDIEIELKPDEIKVDTYRASGAGGQHVNTTDSAVRMTHIPTNTVVSCQTERSQIKNRDRAMKMLKAKLYQRRIEEQQAELNEIRGEQKEIGWGSQIRSYVFHPYSMVKDHRTNVEIGNVQGVMDGNISPFIDAYLRSQMK, from the exons ATGGACTTAGTTGAAATGAAGCAAGAATTGAATGCGATGCAAAAGAGAATCCAAGACTTTAGGGGGTCTCTT GACTTAGATAACAAGGAAGCCCGAATTGCGGAGCTTGATGAACAGATGACGGCTGCGAATTTCTGGGACGATCAAAATGCCGCTCAGACGGTGATCAACGAGGTGAACGGTCTGAAAGGGATCGTGAACGAGTTTCATGAGCTCGAGGAAACCTATGAAAACCTGGAAGTCACGCATGAGCTAGTAAAAGAGGAAGAGGATCAGGAGCTGCAAAGTGAGCTGGAAAGTGACTTGAAGGAGCTTTCAACACAGCTTTCCAACTTTGAACTGACGATGCTTTTAAGTGAACCACATGATAAAAACAACGCATTGTTGGAGCTTCATCCGGGTGCTGGTGGAACAGAATCCCAGGATTGGGCGTCAATGCTGTTGCGTATGTATACGCGTTGGGCAGAGGATCGGGGGTATAAGGTCGAAACCGTCGATTACTTGCCGGGAGATGAAGCGGGTGTGAAGAGTGTAACCTTGAGCATCAAGGGGCACAACGCTTACGGGTATTTAAAGACTGAAAAAGGCGTGCATCGTCTCGTTCGGATCTCGCCGTTCGATTCATCAGGTCGGCGTCATACTTCGTTCGTTTCCTGTGAGGTTATGCCGGAATTAAGTGATGACATTGAAATCGAACTCAAACCGGATGAAATTAAGGTTGATACGTACCGTGCAAGTGGCGCTGGCGGTCAGCACGTCAATACGACCGATTCGGCAGTTCGGATGACACACATTCCAACGAATACGGTTGTGTCCTGCCAAACTGAACGTTCACAGATCAAAAACCGTGATCGAGCGATGAAAATGTTAAAAGCAAAGCTCTATCAAAGGCGTATTGAAGAACAACAAGCGGAACTCAATGAAATCCGTGGTGAGCAAAAGGAAATCGGCTGGGGAAGTCAGATTCGCTCTTACGTTTTCCACCCATACAGCATGGTGAAGGATCACCGGACGAATGTCGAGATTGGAAACGTCCAAGGCGTTATGGACGGCAATATCAGTCCATTCATCGACGCCTACCTACGATCACAAATGAAATAA